A window of Bacillus toyonensis BCT-7112 genomic DNA:
CGTTTTATTGTTAACTACTTACAATTATATATCACAGTGTAGCGCTTAAAAAAGTTTGATTACATTAACTCTATAAACCTGGATAAAATAATAAATAGAAAAAGTGGGTTTTGAAAAAGATTGATTATTACTTGATCCTTGTGCCATTAAAGCGTGCAATTACGAATTTGGCAAAGGTAGTCTAGTTATCAAATAGCCCTCTCCCTCTCAGATTTGCGGAAACTGGCTCCTTTCCTATCTCACGTGCCCATATAGATAACTGGCCGATATGATGGATTTCGTGGACAATGACATGACGTATTAACTCTCCGTTTGTACATTCAATGACTCGGCGCCTAATTGGTGCGTCTCTTGAGCTAATCGGCTCTTCCTTGAAGTCAGCTTTTGAAAGTTTCCGAGAATCCATTTCATTTGTCCAAGAAGTCACAAACGGCTTCACTTTCTCGTGGTATTGAGCTGAAAGATTTTTCACTTTTTGTAAGCTGGCATACTCTTCAAACACTGGTTCCTCAGGGACTGATTCACCGCGCAACCCTAAGATCCACATATATTCCACATCTACAATATGAAATAGGGTATGTAGTATACTGCCGAACCCACCGACCCGTTTCTTTACTAGTTCTTCAGCCGATATGTCTTCGCACCATGTAAACCAATCATCACGAACTTGCCAGTTATATTGAAACAGTTTCAACATCACAGCAACCTCCATCTTTTAGATTAACATTTACTATTCACCAAATGGCTTCAAAATCCCTATTTTAATACTACCTCTTAAAAACCTGTTAAACTCTTATATAAACTGGACTTCAAATTGAACGTTCAATTTGAAGTTAAAGAATGAAAAGAAAAAACTAAATCATTTTATAATAAATAACCGTTGCATCTAACTCACCATCCGGAGAAATTGCATACCCTGGTATTTTACCGGATTCTTGAAAGCCTAATGACTTGTACAATCTATTGGAAGGGTCTCCTTCTCTAGTATCTAATACTAAAAGAGATCTGTTTTCTAGTTTCGCTCTTTCCTCTGCTTTTTGCATAAGTGAACGTCCAATACCGTTACGTCTAAAATTCGGATGAGTCATTAACTTGCAAATCTCAGCTCTATGGGTCCCGTTAGGCTTTGTAACTAAATGTAATTGAACACTTCCTGCCACTTCATTGTTTATTTTAGCAACATACAATATTACTTCTGGTGCTAATACCGCTTGCCAATAATTTGTTGCTTCTTTTTGTTCCAGTGGAGGTAAAAAACCAATTGATGCCCCATCATCTACAACCGTTGTCAAAAGTTTAGAAAGATCTTCAATCTCATTTTCTAGTTGCTTCATTTCTTCAATTACTAAATTTCGCATTACTTTTCCCCCTTTTGTTTTCATTTTAACAATTTTTATAGCAGGAATAATTAAATATTAAGATGAAATTAATTAAGATACGATTTTTTAGAGAAAGGATCACTATATGAAATATATATTAGACAGGAAATACGCAAGAAAATTACTGGATTGGGCATATGAACAAAACCCAGGTCCTTGGTTCGAACATTCAATTCATGTTGCCAATGCAACTGAAAAAATAATTGTAGAACTTATAAAAAATGGGTATGACTTAGATGTTGATATAGCATATAATGCCGCTCTCCTGCATGATATAGGAAGATATAAAGGTTTTACTAAATCTGTTATTCATTCCTATGATGGTTACATGTATATGAATGATTTAGGGTATACAGGAAACGCCGTTATATGTGTGACGCATTCATTTCCTTGCAAAAATGAGCATATAGATATCGCAGCAGAGTGGAGCCTTGTTCCTGATTATATGAAAAGCCGGTTAATTGAAATATTGAATGAACATAGTGACTATGACTTATACAATAAAGTAATTACTCTTTGCGACGCTCTCGCTGATGCAGATGGTTTTACTACGCTTGAAAGAAGATTGGTTTCTGTTGGTTTACGTCATGGCACAACCTCTCATACTTCTTTACATTGGAAAGGATTCTATACAATTAAGAATGAATTAGAATCTTTAATTGGGAAGAGCATATACACCCTTCTCCCTGATGTAGAGAAATCAATTTATAAGAATACAGAATATTAAAACAATCATAACTTAAAAACGATACAATTTGTAAGTATGCTTCTAAAAAACTCATTTAAAAGTGGAGGGATTACTTATTAGTAAAATAGGATTTGACTTAATAAATCATGAAGGTAACTTAAATATTGGATATGAAGATATAGTTGATATCTCTAGGAAATGTAAATTTTCTAACTGTTCACATACAAATGAACCACAATGCGCGGTTAAAAAAGCCATGTCTGATGGAATTCTTTCTGAAGAAATATTTAAAAATTATTATAGACATTTAAACGAGGCACAATATGTTTCTAAGCAAAGAAATAAAACAAAAGCTATCGACTATATGAAGCAATTGAAACTTTTTCAAAAAAATTAGGATAAACTAGAAAACCCTCTTAAAATAATAGTTTAAGGAGGGTTTTCTAGTTTAATGACTTTGATTTTTTAATTCCACCATACACTCTTGTACTAAAGTTACTGCTTGACTCATTGCAGCTCCGCCAGCAAACGCGGTCGAAACACCACAAGCTTCTAAAATTTCTTTATCAGAACATCCTTGGTCAATACATCCCTTTGTATGATAAATCGTACAATATTCGTCTTGTGTTGCTAAACTAATCCCTAATGCAATAAGCTGTTTTTCTCTTTTAGTTAATGCACCCTCCTGAAAACACGCTTGTGTAAAAGCGTTATAGGTTTCTGCAATTTCAGGAATTTGTTGTGTGAAATTTCCAATACCTTCTTTGTAATGAAGTAATACATCATTTATAGAGCCAAATTGTTGATTTTCCATCGTATATCCTCCATTCATTTTATTTACACTTACTTTAGTATGAGATAAAATGAATGATATATACAAATACTCACTTTAAAAATAGAAAGAATTTTCAGTTTATTAAACTTTTAAATTTACACGTTTACAGTTTCAGCCCATCATCCACCGACATTTTTTCTTTAGAACTTTTCCTTTCTCCCTCTTTACTTCGCTCTTCCCAAATCGTTAAACCTTCCATTCCTACTTTTTTAGGATCAAATACTGGATCTTTCCCTTCTTTTTTCTGCGCCTCATAATCTTTTAACACTTTTAATGCGGTTTTGCTTAATAATAGGATTGCAATAAGGTTTAACCATGCCATACTACCGATTCCTAAATCTCCAAGATTCCATAAAAGTGAAGCTGATTCTACGCTACCGATGTATACCATAATTAAAAATCCAATTTTTAAAACTGGTTTTAACCATCCATATTTCAATCCACGATCTAAATAAGTGAGAGTCGTTTCTGCGATATAGTAATAAGCAAGCAAAGTTGTAAATGCGAAGAAGAAGATTGCGATTGAAATAAATATTGGACCAAATCCAGTCATAACAGTTTCAACTGCTTGTTGTGTATAAATAGGACCTGCTTCTACATTGCCTATATTTTGTACAATTGCACTTTTCCCTTCAGGTATAACATTGTACATACCTGTTATTAATATCATAAGCGCTGTCGCTGTACAAACTACAATCGTATCGATATATACAGAAAACGCTTGAACTAACCCTTGTTTTGCAGGATGCGATACTTCTGCAGCAGCCGAACTATATGTTGCCTCTCCAACACCTGCAACGTTTGAAAACACCGCTCGCTTTACACCCCATGCAATTGCTGCACCAACGATCCCGCCAAACATTTCATTTACACCAAATGCACTTGAGAAAATTAAAGCAAACATACTTGGAATTTCTGTTACATTTGCAATTAAAATGATGCATGTAACAATTACATAGCCAATTGCCATAAAAGGTACTAACATTTGTGACACACCAGCAATTCTTTTTACTCCCCCAAAAATAATCGCTGCTAGTAACACAACTAAAAATATACCTGTTACATATTTACTAATACCGTTAGAGTTTTCAAATCCAACAGCGATACTACTCGATTGAATACCTGGTAATAAAACGCCGTATGAAAGTGTTACAACTACCGCTACAATGACTGCAAACCATTTCATTTTTAAACCTTTCTCAATGAAATATGGTGTACCGCCACGATATTCATTTCCTACTTTACTTTTATATACTTGAGATAATGTTGATTCAACAAATGCGCTAGCGGCTCCTAAAAGTGCCATCACCCACATCCAAAATACAGCGCCCGGTCCCCCAAAAGCTATTGCTGTTGCTACCCCTGCGATATTACCTATTCCAACCCTTCCTGATAGAGCCAAACAAAATGCTTGGAAGGATGATATTCCAGTCTCTGAACTTTTCCCTTCAAAAAGTAGCTTAATCATCTCTTTAAAATAACGAATCTGTAAAAAACGAGTCGCAATGGTAAAATACACTCCTGCTCCTAATGCGAAAACAACTAAACCTATACTCCATACTTGCCCCACTAACCACTCTACTAACTTTTCCATCCAAATCCCCCTTATCATTCTTTTGAAAAAGTAATTTTTTATATAAGAAAACGGACAACCTTTATCCCACATTCCAGTTGTCCGCTTCTCATACTATTTCATCATTCTTTTATCTCACTATTAATCGTCTGCAAGACTCTCACAAACTAGTTTTTCACTTAATATTAACCCAAACACTCTTCACTTCTGTATAATTATCAAGCGCATAGGAACCTAGTTCGCGCCCAATACCAGATTGCTTATATCCACCAAATGGTGCAGCTGCATTTTCTAAGTTATAATCATTAATCCATACTGTTCCTGCCTTTAATTTATTGGCAACTTGATGTCCTGTTTTAATATTTTGTGTCCATACGCCTGCTGCAAGTCCATATGAAGAGTGATTTGCCCTTTCGATTACCTCTTCTGTTGAATCGAATGGAAGTACAACGACAACTGGTCCAAAGATTTCTTCCTTAACAATTGTCATATCATCAGTAGCATTTGTGAATACGGTTGGCTGAACAAAATAGCCTTTTTCAAATGCACGTTCACCACCAGCTGCAACAGTAGCACCTTCCTTCTTTCCTTGTTCAATATAATGCAGCACACGCTCTTGTTGTTTTTTAGATACGAGTGGCCCCATTTCTGTATCTGTTTCCATCCCAGCTCCAAGTTTAATATTATTTGCCCTTTTTACTAACTCTTCTACTACCGTTTCATAATGCTTCCGATGAACGAATACGCGGGATCCCGCACTACAATTTTGGCCATGATTATACATAATTCCTTGGAATGCACCATTAATCGCTTCTTCTAAATCAGCATCTTCTAAAACGATATTTGGTGA
This region includes:
- a CDS encoding DinB family protein, with amino-acid sequence MLKLFQYNWQVRDDWFTWCEDISAEELVKKRVGGFGSILHTLFHIVDVEYMWILGLRGESVPEEPVFEEYASLQKVKNLSAQYHEKVKPFVTSWTNEMDSRKLSKADFKEEPISSRDAPIRRRVIECTNGELIRHVIVHEIHHIGQLSIWAREIGKEPVSANLRGRGLFDN
- a CDS encoding HD domain-containing protein, with protein sequence MKYILDRKYARKLLDWAYEQNPGPWFEHSIHVANATEKIIVELIKNGYDLDVDIAYNAALLHDIGRYKGFTKSVIHSYDGYMYMNDLGYTGNAVICVTHSFPCKNEHIDIAAEWSLVPDYMKSRLIEILNEHSDYDLYNKVITLCDALADADGFTTLERRLVSVGLRHGTTSHTSLHWKGFYTIKNELESLIGKSIYTLLPDVEKSIYKNTEY
- a CDS encoding carboxymuconolactone decarboxylase family protein, translating into MENQQFGSINDVLLHYKEGIGNFTQQIPEIAETYNAFTQACFQEGALTKREKQLIALGISLATQDEYCTIYHTKGCIDQGCSDKEILEACGVSTAFAGGAAMSQAVTLVQECMVELKNQSH
- a CDS encoding GNAT family N-acetyltransferase, which gives rise to MRNLVIEEMKQLENEIEDLSKLLTTVVDDGASIGFLPPLEQKEATNYWQAVLAPEVILYVAKINNEVAGSVQLHLVTKPNGTHRAEICKLMTHPNFRRNGIGRSLMQKAEERAKLENRSLLVLDTREGDPSNRLYKSLGFQESGKIPGYAISPDGELDATVIYYKMI
- a CDS encoding alanine/glycine:cation symporter family protein is translated as MEKLVEWLVGQVWSIGLVVFALGAGVYFTIATRFLQIRYFKEMIKLLFEGKSSETGISSFQAFCLALSGRVGIGNIAGVATAIAFGGPGAVFWMWVMALLGAASAFVESTLSQVYKSKVGNEYRGGTPYFIEKGLKMKWFAVIVAVVVTLSYGVLLPGIQSSSIAVGFENSNGISKYVTGIFLVVLLAAIIFGGVKRIAGVSQMLVPFMAIGYVIVTCIILIANVTEIPSMFALIFSSAFGVNEMFGGIVGAAIAWGVKRAVFSNVAGVGEATYSSAAAEVSHPAKQGLVQAFSVYIDTIVVCTATALMILITGMYNVIPEGKSAIVQNIGNVEAGPIYTQQAVETVMTGFGPIFISIAIFFFAFTTLLAYYYIAETTLTYLDRGLKYGWLKPVLKIGFLIMVYIGSVESASLLWNLGDLGIGSMAWLNLIAILLLSKTALKVLKDYEAQKKEGKDPVFDPKKVGMEGLTIWEERSKEGERKSSKEKMSVDDGLKL